The proteins below come from a single Acidobacteriota bacterium genomic window:
- a CDS encoding ferritin family protein: MNANIKLQPHQVLAVAIHSEIDAAAFYRKLRTKVKNEVLLQKLDFLIFEELKHKKILEKLFSQRFRGRKADAPKKALMPPIQASVGPKPSVFDLFKAALTAEKEAEAFYNKAARSLDDDLSRNLLSYLGRVERSHQAIIRSEIDLLRQFPDSYKVQDFHLGQDLFHIGP, translated from the coding sequence ATGAACGCAAACATCAAACTTCAACCCCATCAGGTCCTGGCCGTGGCCATCCATTCTGAAATCGACGCCGCGGCTTTTTATAGAAAACTCCGGACCAAGGTCAAAAACGAGGTGCTTCTGCAGAAACTGGATTTTCTGATTTTCGAGGAACTCAAGCACAAGAAAATCCTGGAAAAGCTTTTTTCCCAGCGTTTCCGCGGCCGAAAGGCCGATGCGCCGAAAAAAGCCCTGATGCCTCCCATTCAGGCCTCGGTCGGTCCGAAGCCGTCCGTTTTCGATCTCTTCAAGGCCGCCCTGACCGCGGAGAAAGAAGCCGAGGCCTTCTACAACAAGGCCGCGCGGAGCCTCGACGACGATCTGTCCCGCAATCTTCTCTCCTACCTCGGTCGTGTCGAACGGAGCCATCAGGCCATCATCCGGTCGGAAATCGATCTCCTGCGCCAGTTTCCGGACTCCTACAAAGTTCAGGACTTTCACCTCGGCCAGGATCTCTTTCATATCGGACCCTGA
- a CDS encoding NifU family protein, with amino-acid sequence MRERIEAALNKIRPALQADGGDVELVDVEADGIVKVRLTGACGGCPMSQMTLKMGIERQLKKDVPEVKSVVSV; translated from the coding sequence ATGAGAGAAAGAATTGAAGCGGCATTGAACAAGATCCGTCCGGCTCTCCAAGCCGACGGTGGAGATGTGGAACTCGTGGATGTCGAGGCCGACGGCATTGTCAAGGTGAGATTGACCGGAGCCTGCGGCGGCTGCCCGATGTCCCAGATGACCTTGAAGATGGGCATTGAGCGTCAGCTCAAAAAGGATGTTCCCGAAGTCAAGAGCGTCGTTTCGGTCTGA
- a CDS encoding cysteine desulfurase family protein, translated as MRTLSEDMKRVYLDHIAATPLHPEAREAMRPFLEDRFGNPQSLHALGREARAAVDEAREKTAALIGAGADRIVFTASGSEANVLAVKGLSLAGGAKKKRIVVSAVEHVSVLRAAAHLSRYGYSIAHVPVDRQARIDPAAVAEALTDDTVLVSIQTASSEVGTIQPVEDIAAVCRDRGILFHTDAVAAAGNIPLDVRKIGAGALSLAADQFYGPKGAAALYLAEGVRLVPLIEGGIQENGRRSGTENVAALAGLGRAAEIAAAEMERRTAAMVKLRNRMLAEIPERIPRTIVTGHPEHRLPHHASFCVEFVEGEAMLLSLDFAGVAASSGSACASKSLKVSQVLMAMGLDHALAQGSLIFSLIDGADDGDIDHLMKVFPPIVEKLRAMSPLYARYIEERRS; from the coding sequence ATGAGGACGCTGTCCGAAGACATGAAACGGGTTTATCTGGATCATATTGCGGCGACCCCGCTCCATCCGGAGGCCCGGGAGGCCATGCGTCCCTTTCTGGAAGACCGCTTCGGAAATCCCCAGAGTCTTCATGCCCTCGGCCGGGAAGCGCGCGCCGCGGTCGATGAAGCCAGGGAAAAAACCGCCGCATTGATCGGGGCCGGCGCCGACCGGATCGTCTTTACGGCTTCCGGATCCGAAGCCAATGTTCTGGCCGTCAAGGGTCTGAGCTTGGCCGGAGGAGCCAAGAAAAAGCGGATTGTCGTTTCCGCCGTGGAGCATGTGTCCGTTCTGCGGGCCGCCGCCCATCTTTCGCGATACGGCTATTCCATCGCCCATGTTCCCGTCGATCGCCAAGCCCGGATCGATCCTGCGGCCGTTGCCGAAGCCCTGACGGACGACACGGTTCTCGTTTCCATCCAGACCGCAAGCAGCGAAGTCGGAACGATTCAGCCCGTCGAGGACATCGCCGCCGTTTGCCGGGACCGCGGAATCCTTTTTCACACCGACGCCGTCGCCGCGGCCGGTAACATCCCGTTGGATGTCCGAAAGATCGGCGCCGGCGCCCTGAGCCTGGCCGCCGATCAGTTTTACGGACCCAAGGGCGCGGCCGCTCTCTATCTGGCCGAAGGCGTCCGTCTCGTCCCTCTGATCGAAGGCGGAATCCAGGAAAACGGCCGGCGTTCGGGCACGGAAAACGTCGCCGCCCTCGCGGGCCTGGGCCGTGCCGCGGAAATCGCGGCGGCGGAGATGGAACGCCGGACCGCAGCGATGGTGAAGCTGAGAAACCGCATGCTGGCGGAAATACCGGAACGCATTCCCCGGACGATCGTCACCGGCCATCCCGAACACCGGCTTCCTCATCATGCCAGTTTCTGTGTGGAATTCGTCGAGGGCGAGGCCATGCTTCTCAGCCTGGATTTCGCCGGAGTGGCGGCCTCGAGCGGATCCGCATGCGCCTCGAAGTCGCTGAAGGTCTCCCAGGTGCTGATGGCCATGGGTCTTGATCATGCCCTGGCTCAGGGGTCCCTGATCTTCAGTCTTATCGACGGCGCGGACGACGGCGATATCGATCATCTCATGAAGGTTTTCCCTCCCATTGTCGAAAAACTGAGGGCCATGTCCCCTCTCTATGCCCGATACATCGAGGAAAGGCGGTCATAA
- a CDS encoding ferritin family protein codes for MNDRESILALAVEREEEAARVYGLMKDQAASPSLKSLLEELVKQELHHKEKLLSLSAEDIFPSANPIPEAVGMTDVLDEEPFRPDMTLQELMIFAARKERQAADFYEAMAAGARNPEIRSIFTFLRDQELQHKKILEDEYDKHFLAEN; via the coding sequence ATGAATGATCGCGAGAGTATTCTGGCCCTGGCTGTTGAAAGAGAAGAAGAAGCGGCCCGTGTTTACGGCCTGATGAAGGACCAGGCCGCCTCGCCGTCGCTGAAAAGTCTTCTTGAGGAATTGGTCAAGCAGGAACTTCACCACAAGGAGAAGCTTCTCAGCCTTTCCGCCGAGGATATTTTCCCTTCTGCAAATCCTATCCCTGAGGCTGTGGGCATGACCGATGTACTGGATGAAGAACCTTTTCGTCCCGATATGACCCTCCAGGAGCTTATGATCTTTGCCGCCCGGAAAGAACGTCAGGCCGCGGATTTTTATGAGGCCATGGCCGCCGGAGCCCGGAACCCCGAAATCCGCAGCATCTTCACGTTTTTAAGAGACCAGGAGTTGCAGCATAAGAAAATCCTGGAAGACGAATACGACAAGCATTTTCTGGCCGAAAACTGA
- a CDS encoding adenylosuccinate synthase, which yields MANLLVLGTQWGDEGKGKIVDLLTPAFDIVARYQGGHNAGHTVYVNGRKIVLHLLPSGILRDGTLCLIGNGVVVSPEAFLKEIDDLRSLGISVDGSRIAVSRKAHIIMPYHPLGETAVEDLRGEDKIGTTGRGIGPAYEDKAGRWGIRAGDLLEPAVLSEKIGAYAEVKNRVFEAYGLPPIDPKKIEAELAPRVLRLAPYIRDVSSLLEDGMAQGRSVLFEGAQGTMLDIDHGTYPFVTSSNPTAGGVCTGLGISPKHLHGVLGIAKAYSTRVGGGPFPTEIDDARGKAIAARGDEFGATTGRPRRCGWFDAVAVRYACRLNGIDGIALTKPDVLEGLGEILVCTGYKYRGDLLKTFPAESWILDRVVPVYESCPGWSDSLKSAKTPDEFSRPFRDYVRRIEDLIETPVGVVSTGVERKDTLFLREKLEGLMDVDKVLAAFAD from the coding sequence ATGGCCAATCTGCTCGTCCTGGGCACACAATGGGGGGATGAGGGCAAGGGAAAGATCGTCGATCTTTTGACTCCGGCATTCGATATCGTCGCCCGATACCAGGGCGGCCACAACGCCGGGCATACGGTCTATGTCAACGGCAGGAAAATCGTTCTTCATCTTTTGCCGTCCGGAATCCTGCGAGACGGGACTCTCTGTCTCATCGGAAACGGCGTCGTGGTTTCACCGGAGGCCTTTCTCAAAGAAATCGACGATCTCCGGAGCCTGGGAATCTCCGTGGACGGTTCGCGGATCGCGGTCAGCCGCAAGGCGCATATCATCATGCCGTATCATCCCCTCGGAGAAACCGCGGTCGAAGACCTCCGGGGTGAGGATAAGATCGGGACAACAGGGCGCGGGATCGGACCGGCCTACGAAGATAAAGCCGGCCGATGGGGCATCCGGGCCGGAGATCTTCTGGAGCCGGCCGTTTTATCCGAAAAAATCGGGGCTTATGCCGAAGTCAAAAACAGGGTGTTCGAAGCCTATGGGTTGCCTCCGATCGATCCCAAGAAAATTGAAGCCGAGCTGGCGCCTCGTGTTTTGCGGCTGGCACCCTATATCCGCGATGTGTCTTCTCTTTTGGAAGACGGAATGGCGCAGGGCCGATCCGTGCTTTTCGAAGGCGCCCAGGGCACGATGCTGGATATCGATCACGGAACCTATCCGTTCGTCACGTCGTCGAATCCCACGGCGGGGGGGGTTTGCACCGGACTCGGCATTTCGCCGAAACACCTCCATGGCGTGTTGGGCATCGCCAAGGCCTATTCCACGCGCGTCGGGGGCGGGCCGTTTCCCACGGAAATCGACGACGCGAGAGGCAAAGCCATCGCGGCGCGCGGCGATGAGTTCGGAGCGACGACGGGCCGGCCCCGCCGCTGCGGATGGTTCGATGCCGTGGCCGTCCGCTATGCCTGCCGGCTCAACGGGATCGACGGAATCGCCCTGACCAAACCCGACGTTCTGGAAGGCCTGGGGGAGATTCTCGTCTGCACGGGTTACAAGTATCGCGGAGATCTCTTGAAAACATTCCCGGCGGAATCCTGGATTCTCGATCGCGTGGTTCCTGTCTATGAGTCCTGTCCGGGATGGTCGGATTCTTTGAAGTCCGCGAAAACTCCGGACGAATTTTCCCGGCCGTTCAGGGATTATGTCCGTCGCATCGAGGATCTCATTGAGACGCCCGTCGGTGTGGTTTCCACCGGGGTCGAGAGAAAAGACACGCTGTTTCTGCGGGAAAAACTCGAGGGCCTCATGGATGTCGACAAAGTGCTGGCCGCATTTGCAGATTAA
- the nadA gene encoding quinolinate synthase NadA, with protein sequence MNAPGLEDRILDLKARRNAVILAHNYQIGEVQDIADFVGDSLELSRKAAGLSQDVIVFCGVHFMAETAAMLAPDKTVLLPDGTAGCPMADMITAGELRNWKARYPGRKVVCYINTSAEVKAESDVCCTSSNAVQIVESIPDDEILFVPDKNLAAYVARETGKTIRAWDGYCYVHHRLSAADIRGKKRLHPGAEVWAHPECPADVLDAADRIFSTGKMVAEARVTKATTVILATEAGLVHRLKKENPDKNFFPASDASLCSNMKKTMLEKVCRSLESMDGRVVVPADIAARARGAIDAMLAV encoded by the coding sequence ATGAACGCCCCGGGCCTCGAAGACCGGATCCTCGACCTCAAAGCGCGCCGGAACGCGGTCATCCTGGCCCACAACTATCAGATCGGCGAGGTCCAGGACATCGCCGACTTCGTCGGCGACTCTCTCGAACTCAGCCGCAAGGCCGCCGGACTGTCCCAGGACGTCATCGTGTTCTGCGGCGTCCATTTCATGGCCGAGACGGCCGCCATGCTGGCTCCGGACAAGACCGTTCTTCTGCCGGATGGGACCGCGGGATGTCCGATGGCGGACATGATCACCGCCGGAGAGCTTCGCAATTGGAAAGCCCGATATCCCGGGAGAAAAGTCGTCTGCTATATCAACACGTCGGCCGAAGTCAAGGCCGAATCCGATGTCTGCTGCACGTCGTCCAACGCCGTTCAAATCGTCGAATCCATCCCGGACGACGAAATTCTGTTCGTTCCGGACAAGAACCTGGCCGCTTATGTGGCCCGCGAGACGGGCAAGACGATCCGGGCCTGGGACGGCTATTGTTATGTTCACCATCGCTTGAGCGCGGCGGACATCCGCGGGAAAAAACGGCTTCATCCCGGAGCCGAGGTCTGGGCTCATCCCGAGTGCCCGGCCGACGTTCTCGATGCCGCCGACCGCATCTTTTCCACGGGAAAAATGGTCGCGGAAGCCCGGGTCACGAAGGCGACGACGGTCATCCTGGCCACCGAGGCGGGCCTCGTCCACCGGCTGAAGAAGGAAAACCCGGACAAGAATTTTTTTCCGGCCTCTGACGCGTCGCTGTGTTCCAACATGAAAAAGACGATGCTCGAAAAAGTCTGTCGTTCCCTGGAAAGCATGGATGGGCGCGTTGTTGTCCCGGCCGATATCGCCGCCCGGGCCCGGGGCGCCATTGACGCCATGCTGGCCGTTTGA
- a CDS encoding FAD-dependent oxidoreductase — translation MRAVVVGNGLAGTIAAKTIRELDAESEIIVFAEEKHPYYPRPNLVEFLAGRLPFEKLFAFPADWAERMTIDMRLGVSLKAVHPGGPAVETDGGEIVPCDVLLLANGARAAIPPIKGADGPDVYVLRTLDDALEIQKRLEGGGRVAVIGGGLLGLEIARALGESGASVRVIEFFERLLPRQLDDRGSRILSDRIAKMGIDVHLGAVTEEIRADATELRLKLKDGREYASDIVIAASGVCPRIEPAAAAGLKTRKGVVVDDTLMTGAPGVYAAGDVAEHSGRSYGIIPAAFEQARVAAHNMLGIEKKYEGTVPFTTLKVVGLAVTSVGAVEPESDRDEVFFRERPEEGIYKKILIRDDTVAGAVWMGTRKGAAEIAKLAARKASVKKWKNELLDDAFDFSVV, via the coding sequence ATGAGGGCTGTCGTTGTCGGAAACGGCCTGGCCGGGACGATCGCCGCGAAAACCATTCGGGAACTTGACGCCGAGTCCGAAATCATTGTCTTTGCCGAGGAAAAACACCCGTATTATCCCCGCCCGAACCTGGTCGAATTTCTTGCCGGGCGTTTGCCCTTTGAAAAGCTTTTTGCTTTTCCTGCGGATTGGGCGGAACGCATGACGATCGATATGCGACTCGGGGTTTCCCTGAAGGCCGTTCATCCCGGGGGTCCGGCCGTGGAAACCGACGGAGGGGAAATCGTCCCATGCGATGTGCTCCTTCTGGCCAATGGGGCGCGGGCCGCGATCCCTCCGATCAAAGGCGCGGATGGACCGGATGTGTATGTCCTCAGGACCCTGGATGACGCTCTGGAGATCCAAAAACGGCTTGAGGGCGGCGGCCGGGTCGCGGTCATCGGCGGCGGATTGCTCGGATTGGAAATCGCCCGGGCTCTCGGTGAGAGCGGAGCGTCCGTCCGGGTGATCGAATTTTTCGAACGCCTGTTGCCGCGCCAGCTCGACGATCGAGGCTCCCGCATTCTTTCGGATCGCATCGCCAAAATGGGCATCGATGTTCATCTCGGGGCCGTCACGGAAGAGATTCGCGCCGATGCAACCGAATTGCGGCTGAAGCTGAAGGACGGACGGGAGTACGCCTCCGACATCGTGATCGCGGCTTCGGGCGTCTGTCCCCGCATCGAACCGGCAGCGGCGGCGGGCCTCAAAACCCGCAAGGGCGTGGTTGTCGACGACACGCTGATGACCGGCGCCCCCGGTGTCTACGCCGCGGGCGATGTGGCCGAACATTCCGGTCGGAGCTACGGCATCATCCCGGCGGCCTTCGAACAGGCCCGGGTCGCCGCTCACAACATGCTCGGCATCGAAAAAAAGTATGAAGGAACCGTTCCGTTCACAACCCTCAAAGTCGTCGGCCTGGCGGTGACATCCGTCGGCGCCGTCGAACCCGAATCGGATCGGGATGAGGTTTTCTTCCGTGAACGGCCGGAGGAGGGGATCTACAAGAAGATCCTGATCCGGGACGACACCGTGGCCGGAGCGGTCTGGATGGGGACGCGGAAAGGGGCGGCTGAAATCGCCAAATTGGCCGCCCGGAAAGCTTCTGTGAAAAAATGGAAAAACGAATTGCTCGACGACGCCTTCGACTTCTCTGTGGTCTGA
- a CDS encoding site-2 protease family protein, producing the protein MFRHSWRVGRIFGIDIQVDSSWVLIFILFTWSLAGNYFPRSFPGWPPGLYWAVGALTSLMVFVSVLIHELSHSLVAIRNGESVKNITLFILGGVAQISGEPKEPGKEFSMAVVGPLSSLALAAGFFLLSGPLMALSVPIGASVRYLAIINTALAVFNMMPGFPMDGGRVFRSIIWKITGDLKKATRIASLTGQGFAFFLIFIGILQFLRANFGGLWLIFIGWFLHSAAARSYEQVRITSALDGLKARDLMTSDFATVSSRLPLQSLVDDYILKRKERVFLVVDGEELEGIVCLEDVKRAARETWAESDVRSVMTPKDKLESVGPDTEGSKVLEKLAGLNVHQIPVVEHGRVAGIVCRNDLLKTIQLRSELGM; encoded by the coding sequence ATGTTTCGACACAGTTGGCGGGTCGGCCGCATTTTCGGAATCGACATCCAGGTCGACTCGAGCTGGGTTTTGATTTTCATTCTCTTTACATGGTCTCTTGCGGGAAACTACTTTCCCCGAAGCTTTCCCGGCTGGCCGCCGGGCCTGTACTGGGCCGTAGGCGCCCTGACCAGCCTCATGGTCTTTGTTTCCGTTTTGATCCATGAACTGTCCCATTCCCTGGTCGCCATTCGCAACGGCGAAAGCGTCAAGAATATCACGCTCTTCATTCTCGGCGGCGTCGCTCAGATCAGCGGAGAACCCAAGGAGCCCGGCAAGGAGTTTTCCATGGCCGTCGTCGGCCCCCTTTCCAGCTTGGCTTTGGCGGCCGGATTTTTCCTTCTCTCCGGGCCTCTCATGGCCCTGAGCGTCCCCATCGGGGCTTCGGTCCGCTATCTGGCCATCATCAACACCGCCCTGGCCGTTTTCAATATGATGCCCGGTTTCCCCATGGACGGCGGCCGCGTCTTTCGGTCCATCATCTGGAAAATCACGGGGGATCTGAAGAAGGCGACCCGCATCGCCTCCCTGACCGGACAGGGATTCGCCTTTTTCCTGATTTTCATCGGCATTCTCCAGTTTCTGCGGGCCAATTTCGGCGGTCTCTGGCTGATCTTTATCGGATGGTTTCTTCACAGCGCCGCGGCCCGGAGCTACGAACAGGTTCGCATCACCTCGGCTCTTGATGGGCTGAAGGCCCGGGACCTCATGACCTCCGACTTCGCCACGGTGAGTTCCCGGCTGCCTCTTCAGTCGCTGGTCGACGATTACATCCTCAAGCGCAAAGAGAGGGTTTTCCTGGTCGTCGACGGCGAGGAGCTCGAGGGGATTGTCTGCCTTGAAGATGTCAAACGGGCGGCGCGGGAGACATGGGCCGAGTCCGATGTTCGAAGCGTCATGACCCCGAAAGACAAGCTGGAATCCGTCGGTCCCGATACGGAAGGGAGCAAGGTCCTTGAAAAACTGGCCGGTCTGAACGTTCACCAAATTCCCGTCGTCGAACATGGGCGGGTCGCCGGCATCGTCTGCCGGAACGATCTTCTCAAGACCATCCAGCTCCGATCCGAACTCGGGATGTGA
- a CDS encoding ATP-dependent RecD-like DNA helicase, with product MNTTSMKRPARKHPQPGALPGFPSRDPSPQEPALRPESCESLEGAIEKIVFYNPENGYSVCRFKTEDGAAVTLVGFLPPFSPGESLRVSGRWETNSRFGRQFRVDRFVMALPASAAGMERFLSSGLVKGVGPVLARKIVETFGDRTMDVLNAEPQRLREVEGIGPAKLREILKSWEGHSEIRDLILFLQDHAVSTGLAVKIHRHYGDKAFHVLKNNPYRMSQDIWGIGFKTADAIALKLGIDPSSPERVKAYILHILEKCAEEGHVFFPASSVAEAVSGDLGLGREIFARALEALILENKVVREKTESDEALYLPQLHLAENEVARRLKVLSRSLCVAPDFDVSAALDEAEGRLGLKLSALQKSAIRSAVEKKVLIITGGPGTGKTTIIRAVAEIFQKWGKTVLMAAPTGRAARRLAETSGKDAKTLHRTLEFRPKEGVFKRNDRHPLEADVLIVDEFSMVDLLMMHHLLKAVPPAMRLVFVGDKDQIPSVGPGRVFGDVIDSGIADVVRLDQIFRQDRESYLVLNAHRVNQGRPLIYPPREDRESDFYFIRREEEDKAFQTIMTMCRFSIPRRLNLPPLSTGIQVISPMYKGRVGVDNLNRELQASLNPGPVGLRLGGREFRVRDKVMQIRNDYEKDIYNGDIGTIVHIDGAKARICVLFDGRTVVYEKDEADDLVLAYAISVHKAQGSEYQAVVLPLLTQHFIMLQRNLFYTALTRAKSLSVVVGSAKALHIAIKNDKPVNRNARLKEKLTAMKGGKPAHSD from the coding sequence ATGAACACAACGTCCATGAAGCGCCCCGCCAGAAAACATCCACAACCCGGCGCCTTGCCCGGTTTTCCGTCCCGGGACCCGTCTCCACAGGAACCGGCATTGAGGCCGGAATCCTGTGAATCTCTGGAAGGGGCGATCGAGAAAATCGTTTTCTACAATCCCGAGAACGGGTATTCCGTCTGCCGCTTCAAAACCGAAGACGGCGCCGCCGTCACGCTTGTCGGCTTTCTGCCGCCGTTTTCTCCGGGTGAAAGCCTTCGAGTCAGCGGCCGATGGGAAACCAACTCCCGTTTCGGACGGCAGTTCCGGGTGGATCGGTTTGTGATGGCTCTGCCGGCCTCGGCGGCGGGAATGGAGCGATTTCTTTCCTCGGGGCTGGTGAAGGGAGTCGGTCCGGTCCTGGCCCGCAAGATCGTCGAGACATTCGGAGATCGCACCATGGACGTTCTCAATGCCGAACCTCAAAGGCTGAGAGAGGTGGAGGGAATCGGACCGGCCAAGCTTCGTGAAATCCTGAAATCCTGGGAAGGCCACAGCGAGATCCGGGACCTGATTCTTTTTCTCCAGGATCATGCCGTCTCGACGGGCCTGGCCGTGAAGATCCATCGCCATTACGGAGACAAGGCGTTTCACGTGCTCAAAAACAATCCCTACCGGATGTCCCAGGACATCTGGGGCATCGGCTTCAAGACGGCCGATGCCATCGCTCTCAAGCTTGGGATCGATCCGTCATCCCCGGAACGCGTCAAGGCCTACATTCTCCATATCCTGGAAAAATGCGCCGAGGAGGGCCATGTGTTTTTCCCGGCGTCTTCGGTCGCTGAAGCGGTCTCGGGCGATCTCGGCCTGGGCCGGGAGATTTTTGCGAGAGCTCTGGAAGCCTTGATTTTGGAGAACAAGGTGGTCCGGGAGAAAACGGAAAGCGATGAGGCGCTTTACCTTCCCCAACTTCACCTGGCTGAAAATGAGGTCGCCCGCCGCCTGAAAGTTTTGAGCCGGAGTCTGTGCGTCGCGCCGGATTTCGATGTGTCCGCCGCCCTTGATGAAGCCGAGGGGCGTCTCGGCCTCAAACTGTCGGCACTTCAGAAATCGGCGATTCGATCCGCCGTCGAAAAAAAAGTCCTGATTATCACCGGCGGTCCCGGCACGGGAAAAACGACCATTATCCGGGCTGTGGCGGAGATCTTCCAAAAATGGGGCAAAACGGTGCTCATGGCGGCCCCCACGGGCCGAGCCGCCCGCAGGCTGGCTGAGACTTCCGGGAAAGATGCGAAAACCCTTCACCGGACACTGGAATTCCGGCCCAAGGAAGGTGTTTTCAAACGGAACGACCGCCATCCTCTCGAGGCCGATGTTCTCATCGTGGACGAATTTTCCATGGTGGATCTTCTCATGATGCACCACCTTCTGAAGGCCGTGCCTCCGGCCATGCGTCTGGTCTTCGTCGGAGACAAAGACCAGATTCCCTCCGTCGGTCCCGGCCGCGTTTTCGGGGATGTCATCGACTCCGGAATCGCCGACGTCGTGAGGCTGGACCAGATCTTCCGCCAGGACAGGGAAAGCTACCTTGTGTTGAACGCTCATCGCGTCAACCAGGGCCGGCCTCTCATCTATCCGCCGCGGGAGGATCGGGAATCCGATTTTTATTTCATCCGAAGAGAGGAGGAGGACAAGGCCTTCCAGACCATCATGACGATGTGCCGGTTCAGCATCCCGCGCCGTCTCAACCTGCCTCCGCTGTCGACCGGAATTCAGGTCATCAGCCCGATGTATAAAGGTCGGGTGGGCGTGGACAATCTCAACAGGGAACTCCAGGCGAGTCTCAATCCCGGACCGGTGGGCCTGCGTTTGGGGGGGCGGGAGTTCCGCGTCCGGGACAAAGTCATGCAGATTCGCAACGATTACGAAAAGGACATCTATAACGGAGACATCGGGACCATTGTTCATATCGACGGCGCCAAGGCGAGGATCTGTGTTCTTTTTGACGGCCGCACGGTGGTTTATGAAAAAGACGAGGCCGATGATCTGGTTCTGGCCTATGCGATTTCCGTTCACAAGGCCCAGGGCAGCGAATATCAGGCTGTCGTGCTTCCTCTTTTGACCCAGCACTTCATCATGCTCCAGCGCAACTTGTTCTACACGGCTTTGACCCGGGCCAAATCCTTGAGCGTCGTCGTCGGGTCCGCGAAAGCCCTTCACATCGCCATCAAGAATGATAAACCCGTCAACAGAAACGCGCGGCTCAAAGAAAAACTGACGGCGATGAAAGGGGGAAAACCGGCCCATTCGGATTGA
- a CDS encoding rubredoxin, whose amino-acid sequence MEKWECTACGYIYDPEVGDPENDVPAGTAFADLPEDWVCPQCGVGKDLFQQID is encoded by the coding sequence GTGGAAAAATGGGAATGCACGGCTTGCGGTTATATTTATGATCCCGAAGTCGGAGACCCGGAAAATGATGTGCCGGCCGGTACGGCCTTTGCCGATCTGCCGGAAGATTGGGTCTGCCCCCAGTGCGGAGTCGGCAAGGACCTGTTCCAGCAGATCGACTGA
- the nth gene encoding endonuclease III: MEHSPDAVATIVSRLRRRYPQSRTALGFETPFQILVATILAAQCTDERVNTLTPALFRRYPTIEAFASADREELERMIRPAGFFRNKAKHIVGSARVVVERFGGRVPGTMTDLLTLPGVARKTANIVLSAAFARSEGIAVDTHVRRIAGRLGLSARKNPDGIERDLMALIPEKDWLDFNFMVVEFGREICPARKPRCPECPLRDLCPSAGAAAERKLFGEKRP, translated from the coding sequence GTGGAACATTCCCCGGATGCCGTCGCCACGATCGTCTCCCGTCTGAGGCGGCGCTATCCGCAAAGCCGGACGGCCCTGGGATTCGAGACGCCGTTCCAGATCCTTGTCGCCACCATCCTCGCGGCGCAGTGTACGGACGAACGCGTCAACACGCTGACGCCTGCTCTTTTTCGAAGATATCCGACAATCGAAGCCTTCGCCTCCGCCGACCGGGAAGAGCTCGAGCGGATGATCCGCCCGGCCGGTTTTTTCAGAAACAAAGCCAAACATATCGTCGGATCGGCCCGAGTCGTCGTCGAACGTTTCGGCGGCCGTGTGCCCGGGACCATGACCGACCTTTTGACTCTTCCGGGAGTGGCCCGCAAAACGGCCAATATTGTCCTTTCGGCGGCCTTCGCCCGGTCCGAGGGGATTGCCGTGGATACTCACGTCCGCCGCATCGCCGGCCGTCTCGGCTTGAGCGCCCGGAAGAATCCCGACGGGATCGAGCGGGACCTCATGGCTCTCATTCCCGAAAAGGACTGGTTGGACTTCAACTTCATGGTTGTCGAATTCGGCCGCGAAATCTGCCCGGCTCGCAAGCCGCGATGTCCCGAGTGTCCGCTTCGGGACCTTTGTCCTTCCGCCGGAGCGGCCGCGGAACGAAAGCTTTTCGGGGAAAAGCGGCCGTGA